In the Streptomyces sp. cg36 genome, one interval contains:
- a CDS encoding MarR family winged helix-turn-helix transcriptional regulator — protein sequence MGADVHGPDQEFLALERELAVFLRRARASSGEMARAVHPELEAAAYGLFVRLEEGGPQRATELAGYFGVGKATMSRQLRALEDLGLVAREPDPADGRASLVRLTGEGLDRFRRVRDARRAQYVTKLADWDRAEVAELARLLHQLNARADMKEPGQSST from the coding sequence ATGGGAGCAGATGTGCACGGTCCGGACCAGGAGTTCCTCGCACTCGAACGCGAGCTGGCGGTGTTCCTCCGGCGCGCCCGCGCGTCCTCGGGGGAGATGGCCAGGGCGGTCCACCCGGAGCTGGAGGCCGCGGCCTACGGGCTCTTCGTGCGGCTGGAGGAGGGCGGACCGCAGCGGGCCACCGAGCTCGCCGGGTACTTCGGCGTGGGCAAGGCGACCATGAGCCGCCAGCTGCGGGCCCTGGAGGACCTGGGGCTGGTGGCCCGCGAGCCGGACCCGGCCGACGGGCGCGCCTCGCTGGTCCGCCTCACCGGCGAGGGGCTGGACCGCTTCCGCCGGGTCCGGGACGCCCGCCGCGCCCAGTACGTCACCAAGCTCGCCGACTGGGACCGCGCGGAGGTCGCGGAACTGGCCCGGCTGCTGCACCAGTTGAACGCGCGGGCGGACATGAAGGAGCCGGGTCAGAGCTCCACGTAG
- a CDS encoding nitrate- and nitrite sensing domain-containing protein, which yields MQKKRPRGKGGAAAEGAGGAKDAVGTEGAAATVRVRRRLVAGVAVVSLTVLGAGAPALLTASSDLNDSQNLVTLAELDQQAVTLAHALADERDDVTAYIAAGRDPRAGGGLKERATRVDRRIDEMRDTAPAALGRDLAGVPSVRRTALTGKGTALEAHRTYSDVIAKLLGLADELADRTPPRAAGITRAPADLGRAVEQASATRGLLVAALSVPSKSTTPVYDALTGRYVVKDAPDSDEARTRDALSAAGQQARVREQAALADFDQAAPAAAREKLSTTVTGPEVDAAERYLARLTDQPQLSASDRKLGADKVAAALSARIERMRGTESALATAQVKSFESLRDDDVTDLEIKVALLGALLLIAVGVCAASARSLTHPLAVLRRGAARVAQAPETEEPVGYTGRAREFAEVVRSFNTLHGRVRELGARADALGAELDGARSGQAALAAERAQLADSVRELTAQLERARGTVQHTFVNLGLRSLGLVERQLGIIEGLEEREQDPDQLATLFKLDHMATVIRRHGENLLVLAGAEHHHNHPGPVPLVDVLRAAVSEIERYERVVIQAIPPHAQVAGFAADDLSHLIAELLENATSFSPPDAQVQLSGWQLENGEVMLSVQDEGIGIGPARRTELNIRLADPSGHEPGEPGTDAGGLGLHVAALLARRHGVRIELREQKQGGVAAVVVLPEPILPATPPAVPAHPVPVAGDAPRFTLPGALAEANSNRLPERTERTAQIPLPVRPEAAQPEPEPQSAPEARPEPAPEPRTPRQRTPEPDAHERIDEPTFEMRLPDPERAPRPAPVADPEPVAEPGAAPAVVAPEGEPTVPAQRLTDKGLPKRTPKVVRAGAAAPAPRKGGAEAADALRRRLGGFQRGALEGRRDAESEIQEAHGEEKKASRPQTGETVEEARS from the coding sequence GTGCAGAAGAAGCGGCCTCGGGGCAAGGGCGGCGCAGCAGCCGAGGGCGCCGGGGGCGCCAAGGACGCCGTGGGCACTGAGGGCGCCGCAGCCACCGTGCGGGTGCGCCGCCGGCTGGTGGCCGGGGTCGCCGTCGTCTCGCTGACCGTGCTCGGCGCGGGCGCCCCCGCCCTGCTGACCGCCTCCTCCGACCTCAACGACTCGCAGAACCTGGTCACCCTCGCCGAGCTCGACCAGCAGGCCGTCACCCTGGCCCACGCGCTGGCCGACGAGCGCGACGACGTCACCGCGTACATCGCGGCCGGCCGCGACCCGCGCGCCGGCGGCGGGCTCAAGGAGCGCGCCACCCGGGTCGACCGGCGCATCGACGAGATGCGCGACACCGCCCCCGCCGCCCTCGGCCGCGACCTCGCGGGCGTGCCGTCCGTGCGCCGCACCGCCCTCACCGGCAAGGGCACCGCCCTGGAGGCGCACCGCACCTACTCCGACGTCATCGCCAAGCTCCTCGGCCTCGCCGACGAACTGGCCGACCGGACGCCGCCGCGCGCCGCCGGGATCACCCGCGCCCCCGCCGACCTCGGCCGCGCCGTCGAGCAGGCGTCCGCCACCCGGGGGCTGCTGGTCGCCGCGCTCTCGGTCCCGTCGAAGTCCACCACCCCGGTCTACGACGCGCTGACCGGGCGGTACGTCGTCAAGGACGCGCCCGACAGCGACGAGGCGCGCACCCGGGACGCGCTGAGCGCCGCCGGGCAGCAGGCCCGGGTGCGCGAGCAGGCGGCGCTGGCCGACTTCGACCAGGCGGCCCCGGCCGCCGCCCGCGAGAAGCTCTCCACCACGGTCACCGGACCCGAGGTGGACGCGGCCGAGCGCTATCTGGCCCGCCTCACCGACCAGCCCCAACTCAGCGCCTCCGACCGCAAGTTGGGCGCCGACAAGGTCGCCGCCGCGCTCAGCGCGCGGATCGAGCGGATGCGCGGCACCGAGTCGGCGCTCGCCACCGCCCAGGTCAAGTCGTTCGAGTCGCTGCGCGACGACGACGTCACCGATCTGGAGATCAAGGTCGCGCTGCTCGGCGCGCTGCTGCTGATCGCCGTCGGCGTCTGTGCCGCCAGTGCCCGCAGCCTCACCCACCCGCTGGCCGTGCTGCGGCGCGGCGCGGCCCGGGTCGCCCAGGCGCCCGAGACCGAGGAGCCGGTCGGCTACACGGGCCGGGCGCGGGAGTTCGCCGAGGTCGTCCGCTCCTTCAACACCCTGCACGGCCGGGTCCGCGAGCTCGGCGCCCGCGCGGACGCCCTGGGCGCGGAGCTGGACGGCGCCCGCTCGGGCCAGGCCGCCCTCGCCGCCGAACGGGCCCAGCTCGCCGACTCCGTACGGGAGTTGACCGCGCAGCTGGAGCGGGCGCGCGGCACCGTGCAGCACACCTTCGTCAACCTCGGGCTGCGCAGCCTCGGCCTGGTCGAGCGCCAGCTGGGCATCATCGAGGGCCTGGAGGAGCGCGAGCAGGACCCGGACCAGCTCGCCACCCTCTTCAAGCTCGACCACATGGCCACCGTGATCCGCCGCCACGGCGAGAACCTGCTGGTCCTCGCGGGCGCCGAGCACCACCACAACCACCCGGGCCCGGTCCCGCTCGTCGACGTCCTGCGGGCCGCCGTCAGCGAGATCGAGCGGTACGAGCGGGTCGTCATCCAGGCCATCCCGCCGCACGCCCAGGTCGCCGGGTTCGCCGCCGACGACCTCAGCCACCTGATCGCCGAACTGCTGGAGAACGCCACCTCGTTCTCGCCGCCGGACGCCCAGGTGCAGCTCTCCGGCTGGCAGCTGGAGAACGGCGAGGTCATGCTCTCCGTCCAGGACGAGGGCATCGGCATCGGCCCGGCCCGGCGCACCGAGCTGAACATCCGGCTCGCCGACCCGTCCGGCCACGAGCCGGGGGAGCCCGGCACCGACGCGGGCGGCCTCGGACTGCACGTGGCCGCGCTGCTGGCCCGGCGCCACGGCGTGCGGATCGAGCTGCGCGAGCAGAAGCAGGGCGGGGTGGCGGCCGTGGTCGTGCTGCCCGAGCCGATCCTGCCCGCGACGCCCCCGGCCGTCCCCGCGCACCCGGTGCCGGTGGCGGGGGACGCGCCCCGGTTCACGCTCCCGGGCGCGCTGGCGGAGGCGAACTCCAACCGGCTGCCCGAGCGGACCGAGCGCACCGCGCAGATCCCGCTGCCCGTACGGCCGGAGGCGGCGCAGCCGGAGCCGGAGCCGCAGTCCGCACCGGAGGCCCGGCCCGAGCCCGCGCCGGAGCCGCGCACCCCGAGGCAGCGCACGCCGGAACCGGACGCGCACGAGCGGATCGACGAGCCGACGTTCGAGATGCGGCTGCCGGACCCGGAGCGCGCGCCGAGGCCCGCGCCCGTGGCGGACCCGGAGCCGGTGGCGGAGCCCGGGGCGGCGCCCGCGGTGGTGGCGCCCGAGGGGGAGCCCACCGTGCCCGCCCAGCGGCTCACCGACAAGGGGTTGCCCAAGCGCACCCCGAAGGTCGTCCGGGCGGGCGCCGCCGCGCCCGCCCCGCGCAAGGGCGGCGCCGAGGCCGCCGACGCGCTGCGCCGCAGGCTCGGCGGGTTCCAGCGGGGCGCCCTGGAGGGGCGCCGGGACGCCGAGAGCGAGATCCAGGAAGCGCACGGCGAAGAGAAGAAGGCATCCAGGCCACAGACGGGGGAGACAGTCGAGGAGGCACGCAGTTGA